From Drosophila virilis strain 15010-1051.87 chromosome X, Dvir_AGI_RSII-ME, whole genome shotgun sequence, the proteins below share one genomic window:
- the AP-1gamma gene encoding AP-1 complex subunit gamma-1 isoform X2: MYPYYEQDWSVLPPENNRRFNPAFNMATIRQAFTEAVERVRMPTPTRLRDLIRQIRAARTAAEERAVVNKECAYIRSTFREEDSVWRCRNIAKLLYIHMLGYPAHFGQLECLKLTASTRFTDKRIGYLGAMLLLDERQDVHLLITNCLKNDLNSSTQFVVGLALCTLGAIASPEMARDLASEVERLMKSPNTYIRKKATLCAFRVIRRVPELMEIFLPATRSLLSEKNHGILITGVTLITEMCENSSDTLMHFKKIVPNLVRILKSLILGGYSPEHDVSGVSDPFLQVKILRLLRILGHNDPDASEAMNDILAQVATNTETSKNVGNTILYETVLSIMDIRSEGGLRVLAVNILGRFLLNSDKNIRYVALNTLLRTVHADTSAVQRHRTTILECLKDPDVSIRRRAMELSFALINAQNIRTMTKELLLFLEKADAEFKAQCSSGMILAAERYSPNSRWHLDTQLSVLIAAGNYVRDDVVSSTIQLVSSSPVPEQTYITNRFWESLQVSNHCEDKQPLLQVAVWAIGEYGDLFMYGANEDEFERPTESDLIAVYHKFLTSAQVSTTSKQYALVSLAKLSTRLQQCVEEIQALITSFGSHLNVDLQQRGVEFTQLFGSYKHLRPPLLEKMPAMQISRISSQNGESGGSFDDNSPDVIENGVELGGSSTHPLIESNMNTMGDNTNILLDLLGSTDLSAGASDLAMATDLSNSVHKKNTRNANNDATVSNNQDLLDLLDLDMSAPTTTPVMGINMAADPSSAANMNTMLGGLDLSGFGGGIDAMPNSIPTNGNDLASMLGRLNVAGGAPVHALAPLGSDVNSSSLLGELNPTAASNNVTVPPQGPKLTALDKNGLLVQLVPVPGSDCMKIFMTTTNSSDNTLEQYVLQAAVQKSFKLQMLTPSGSVLPPGGVITQEMRVVATSNAVLRMRLRIQYTLDGQQLVEQTEVSGFPEQQPAHE, from the exons ATGTATCCGTATTATGAGCAGGATTGGAGTGTTTTGCCACCGGAAAATAATCGCAG ATTCAATCCAGCCTTCAATATGGCCACCATACGCCAGGCATTCACAGAGGCTGTCGAAAGAG TCAGAATGCCGACGCCCACACGATTGCGTGATCTTATACGACAGATACGCGCCGCCCGCACCGCAGCGGAGGAGCGCGCCGTGGTTAACAAAGAGTGCGCCTACATACGCAGCACATTCCGAGAGGAGGACTCTGTCTGGCG CTGTCGCAACATTGCCAAGCTGCTGTACATACACATGCTCGGCTATCCGGCGCACTTTGGACAGCTCGAGTGCCTCAAACTGACGGCCAGCACACGCTTTACAGATAAACGAATTGGCTATCTGGGTgccatgctgctgctggatgaGCGTCAAGATGTTCATTTGCTTATTACGAATTGTTTGAAAAA CGACTTGAACAGCTCGACGCAGTTTGTGGTTGGATTGGCGCTGTGCACCCTGGGCGCCATTGCATCGCCGGAGATGGCGCGTGATCTGGCTAGCGAGGTGGAGCGCCTTATGAAATCGCCCAACACGTACATCCGCAAAAAGGCGACACTGTGCGCATTTCGAGTCATACGCCGTGTGCCCGAACTGATGGAGATCTTTTTGCCGGCTACACGTTCGCTGCTCAGCGAGAAGAATCACG GCATCCTTATTACCGGCGTAACGCTCATTACGGAAATGTGCGAGAACAGTTCGGATACGTTGATGCATTTCAAGAAG ATCGTGCCGAATCTGGTGCGCATTTTGAAGAGCCTTATTTTGGGCGGCTATTCGCCCGAGCACGATGTTAGCGGCGTCAGTGATCCGTTCCTGCAGGTGAAAATCCTGCGTCTATTGCGCATACTCGGCCACAATGATCCGGACGCCTCGGAGGCCATGAACGATATATTGGCGCAGGTGGCAACCAACACGGAGACCAGCAAGAATGTCGGCAACACCATTCTCTATGAGACGGTGCTATCCATTATGGATATACG TTCGGAGGGCGGCCTGCGCGTCTTGGCTGTGAACATTCTGGGACGTTTCCTACTCAACTCGGACAAGAATATACGGTATGTGGCGTTGAATACGCTGCTGCGAACGGTGCACGCGGACACGTCGGCGGTGCAGCGGCATCGCACAACCATATTGGAGTGCCTCAAGGATCCGGATGTATCGATACGGCGACGAGCGATGGAGCTATCGTTTGCGCTGATCAATGCACAAAATATACGTACAATGACCAaggagctgttgctgttcctcGAGAAGGCCGATGCTGAATTCAAGGCGCAATGCAGCTCGGGCATGATTCTCGCCGCCGAACGCTATTCGCCCAATTCACGCTGGCATCTGGATACGCAATTGAGCGTTTTAATAGCTGCTGGCAATTATGTACGCGACGATGTGGTGTCTTCCACCATACAGCTGGTGTCCAGCAGTCCCGTGCCAGAGCAGACATATATCACGAATCGGTTCTGGGAATCGCTTCAAGTGTCCAATCACTGTGAGGACAAGCAGCCGCTGCTTCAGGTTGCCGTCTGGGCCATAGGCGAGTACGGTGATCTTTTCATGTATGGCGCTAACGAAGATG AGTTTGAACGTCCCACGGAAAGCGATCTGATCGCTGTGTATCATAAGTTTTTAACCTCTGCTCAAGTGTCGACCACAAGCAAGCAATATGCGCTCGTCTCCCTGGCCAAGTTGAGCACGCGCCTGCAGCAATGCGTGGA AGAAATCCAGGCATTGATAACCTCGTTTGGCAGCCATCTAAATGTGGATCTGCAGCAGCGTGGTGTAGAGTTTACGCAGCtctttggcagctataagcACCTGCGTCCGCCGCTACTGGAAAAGATGCCCGCCATGCAGATAAGTCGCATTAGTTCACAGAATGGCGAAAGCGGCGGCTCTTTCGATGACAACAGTCCGGATGTCATCGAGAATGGGGTCGAGCTTGGCGGCAGTAGTACGCATCCTTTAATCGAAAGCAATATGAATACAATGGGTGACAATACG AATATCCTATTGGACTTATTGGGTAGCACGGACTTGTCGGCGGGTGCCAGCGACTTGGCTATGGCCACAGATTTATCAAATTCGGTGCATAAAAAGAACACACGCAATGCAAACAACGATGCGACAGTGTCCAACAATCAGGATCTGCTTGATTTGCTCGACTTGGACATGTCGGCGCCAACCACAACGCCCGTCATGGGCATCAATATGGCTGCTGATCCTAGCAGCGCCGCCAACATGAACACTATGCTCGGTGGCCTCGATCTGAGCGGCTTTGGTGGTGGCATCGATGCTATGCCCAACAGCATACCTACAAACGGCAATGATCTGGCGAGCATGCTGGGACGCCTAAATGTTGCCGGTGGTGCGCCAGTCCATGCACTGGCGCCGCTTGGCAGCGatgtcaacagcagcagcctgcTGGGTGAACTGAATCCCACGGCGGCATCCAATAATGTGACAGTG CCTCCACAGGGTCCGAAGCTAACGGCCCTGGACAAGAATGGACTGCTAGTGCAGCTGGTGCCGGTGCCGGGCAGTGACTGCATGAAGATCTTTATGACAACCACAAATAGCTCAGACAATACATTGGAGCAGTATGTGCTGCAG GCGGCGGTGCAAAAGAGTTTTAAACTGCAAATGCTGACGCCGTCGGGCTCTGTGCTGCCTCCAGGTGGCGTCATTACGCAGGAAATGCGCGTTGTGGCTACGTCCAAT GCTGTACTGCGCATGCGTCTGCGCATTCAGTACACGCTCGATGGCCAGCAACTAGTGGAGCAGACGGAGGTTAGCGGCTTTCCGGAACAGCAGCCGGCGCACGAGTAA
- the AP-1gamma gene encoding AP-1 complex subunit gamma-1 isoform X1, which yields MYPYYEQDWSVLPPENNRRFNPAFNMATIRQAFTEAVERVRMPTPTRLRDLIRQIRAARTAAEERAVVNKECAYIRSTFREEDSVWRCRNIAKLLYIHMLGYPAHFGQLECLKLTASTRFTDKRIGYLGAMLLLDERQDVHLLITNCLKNDLNSSTQFVVGLALCTLGAIASPEMARDLASEVERLMKSPNTYIRKKATLCAFRVIRRVPELMEIFLPATRSLLSEKNHGILITGVTLITEMCENSSDTLMHFKKDSGNREIVPNLVRILKSLILGGYSPEHDVSGVSDPFLQVKILRLLRILGHNDPDASEAMNDILAQVATNTETSKNVGNTILYETVLSIMDIRSEGGLRVLAVNILGRFLLNSDKNIRYVALNTLLRTVHADTSAVQRHRTTILECLKDPDVSIRRRAMELSFALINAQNIRTMTKELLLFLEKADAEFKAQCSSGMILAAERYSPNSRWHLDTQLSVLIAAGNYVRDDVVSSTIQLVSSSPVPEQTYITNRFWESLQVSNHCEDKQPLLQVAVWAIGEYGDLFMYGANEDEFERPTESDLIAVYHKFLTSAQVSTTSKQYALVSLAKLSTRLQQCVEEIQALITSFGSHLNVDLQQRGVEFTQLFGSYKHLRPPLLEKMPAMQISRISSQNGESGGSFDDNSPDVIENGVELGGSSTHPLIESNMNTMGDNTNILLDLLGSTDLSAGASDLAMATDLSNSVHKKNTRNANNDATVSNNQDLLDLLDLDMSAPTTTPVMGINMAADPSSAANMNTMLGGLDLSGFGGGIDAMPNSIPTNGNDLASMLGRLNVAGGAPVHALAPLGSDVNSSSLLGELNPTAASNNVTVPPQGPKLTALDKNGLLVQLVPVPGSDCMKIFMTTTNSSDNTLEQYVLQAAVQKSFKLQMLTPSGSVLPPGGVITQEMRVVATSNAVLRMRLRIQYTLDGQQLVEQTEVSGFPEQQPAHE from the exons ATGTATCCGTATTATGAGCAGGATTGGAGTGTTTTGCCACCGGAAAATAATCGCAG ATTCAATCCAGCCTTCAATATGGCCACCATACGCCAGGCATTCACAGAGGCTGTCGAAAGAG TCAGAATGCCGACGCCCACACGATTGCGTGATCTTATACGACAGATACGCGCCGCCCGCACCGCAGCGGAGGAGCGCGCCGTGGTTAACAAAGAGTGCGCCTACATACGCAGCACATTCCGAGAGGAGGACTCTGTCTGGCG CTGTCGCAACATTGCCAAGCTGCTGTACATACACATGCTCGGCTATCCGGCGCACTTTGGACAGCTCGAGTGCCTCAAACTGACGGCCAGCACACGCTTTACAGATAAACGAATTGGCTATCTGGGTgccatgctgctgctggatgaGCGTCAAGATGTTCATTTGCTTATTACGAATTGTTTGAAAAA CGACTTGAACAGCTCGACGCAGTTTGTGGTTGGATTGGCGCTGTGCACCCTGGGCGCCATTGCATCGCCGGAGATGGCGCGTGATCTGGCTAGCGAGGTGGAGCGCCTTATGAAATCGCCCAACACGTACATCCGCAAAAAGGCGACACTGTGCGCATTTCGAGTCATACGCCGTGTGCCCGAACTGATGGAGATCTTTTTGCCGGCTACACGTTCGCTGCTCAGCGAGAAGAATCACG GCATCCTTATTACCGGCGTAACGCTCATTACGGAAATGTGCGAGAACAGTTCGGATACGTTGATGCATTTCAAGAAG GATAGCGGAAATCGAGAG ATCGTGCCGAATCTGGTGCGCATTTTGAAGAGCCTTATTTTGGGCGGCTATTCGCCCGAGCACGATGTTAGCGGCGTCAGTGATCCGTTCCTGCAGGTGAAAATCCTGCGTCTATTGCGCATACTCGGCCACAATGATCCGGACGCCTCGGAGGCCATGAACGATATATTGGCGCAGGTGGCAACCAACACGGAGACCAGCAAGAATGTCGGCAACACCATTCTCTATGAGACGGTGCTATCCATTATGGATATACG TTCGGAGGGCGGCCTGCGCGTCTTGGCTGTGAACATTCTGGGACGTTTCCTACTCAACTCGGACAAGAATATACGGTATGTGGCGTTGAATACGCTGCTGCGAACGGTGCACGCGGACACGTCGGCGGTGCAGCGGCATCGCACAACCATATTGGAGTGCCTCAAGGATCCGGATGTATCGATACGGCGACGAGCGATGGAGCTATCGTTTGCGCTGATCAATGCACAAAATATACGTACAATGACCAaggagctgttgctgttcctcGAGAAGGCCGATGCTGAATTCAAGGCGCAATGCAGCTCGGGCATGATTCTCGCCGCCGAACGCTATTCGCCCAATTCACGCTGGCATCTGGATACGCAATTGAGCGTTTTAATAGCTGCTGGCAATTATGTACGCGACGATGTGGTGTCTTCCACCATACAGCTGGTGTCCAGCAGTCCCGTGCCAGAGCAGACATATATCACGAATCGGTTCTGGGAATCGCTTCAAGTGTCCAATCACTGTGAGGACAAGCAGCCGCTGCTTCAGGTTGCCGTCTGGGCCATAGGCGAGTACGGTGATCTTTTCATGTATGGCGCTAACGAAGATG AGTTTGAACGTCCCACGGAAAGCGATCTGATCGCTGTGTATCATAAGTTTTTAACCTCTGCTCAAGTGTCGACCACAAGCAAGCAATATGCGCTCGTCTCCCTGGCCAAGTTGAGCACGCGCCTGCAGCAATGCGTGGA AGAAATCCAGGCATTGATAACCTCGTTTGGCAGCCATCTAAATGTGGATCTGCAGCAGCGTGGTGTAGAGTTTACGCAGCtctttggcagctataagcACCTGCGTCCGCCGCTACTGGAAAAGATGCCCGCCATGCAGATAAGTCGCATTAGTTCACAGAATGGCGAAAGCGGCGGCTCTTTCGATGACAACAGTCCGGATGTCATCGAGAATGGGGTCGAGCTTGGCGGCAGTAGTACGCATCCTTTAATCGAAAGCAATATGAATACAATGGGTGACAATACG AATATCCTATTGGACTTATTGGGTAGCACGGACTTGTCGGCGGGTGCCAGCGACTTGGCTATGGCCACAGATTTATCAAATTCGGTGCATAAAAAGAACACACGCAATGCAAACAACGATGCGACAGTGTCCAACAATCAGGATCTGCTTGATTTGCTCGACTTGGACATGTCGGCGCCAACCACAACGCCCGTCATGGGCATCAATATGGCTGCTGATCCTAGCAGCGCCGCCAACATGAACACTATGCTCGGTGGCCTCGATCTGAGCGGCTTTGGTGGTGGCATCGATGCTATGCCCAACAGCATACCTACAAACGGCAATGATCTGGCGAGCATGCTGGGACGCCTAAATGTTGCCGGTGGTGCGCCAGTCCATGCACTGGCGCCGCTTGGCAGCGatgtcaacagcagcagcctgcTGGGTGAACTGAATCCCACGGCGGCATCCAATAATGTGACAGTG CCTCCACAGGGTCCGAAGCTAACGGCCCTGGACAAGAATGGACTGCTAGTGCAGCTGGTGCCGGTGCCGGGCAGTGACTGCATGAAGATCTTTATGACAACCACAAATAGCTCAGACAATACATTGGAGCAGTATGTGCTGCAG GCGGCGGTGCAAAAGAGTTTTAAACTGCAAATGCTGACGCCGTCGGGCTCTGTGCTGCCTCCAGGTGGCGTCATTACGCAGGAAATGCGCGTTGTGGCTACGTCCAAT GCTGTACTGCGCATGCGTCTGCGCATTCAGTACACGCTCGATGGCCAGCAACTAGTGGAGCAGACGGAGGTTAGCGGCTTTCCGGAACAGCAGCCGGCGCACGAGTAA
- the AP-1gamma gene encoding AP-1 complex subunit gamma-1 isoform X3 gives MNSEHGFNPAFNMATIRQAFTEAVERVRMPTPTRLRDLIRQIRAARTAAEERAVVNKECAYIRSTFREEDSVWRCRNIAKLLYIHMLGYPAHFGQLECLKLTASTRFTDKRIGYLGAMLLLDERQDVHLLITNCLKNDLNSSTQFVVGLALCTLGAIASPEMARDLASEVERLMKSPNTYIRKKATLCAFRVIRRVPELMEIFLPATRSLLSEKNHGILITGVTLITEMCENSSDTLMHFKKDSGNREIVPNLVRILKSLILGGYSPEHDVSGVSDPFLQVKILRLLRILGHNDPDASEAMNDILAQVATNTETSKNVGNTILYETVLSIMDIRSEGGLRVLAVNILGRFLLNSDKNIRYVALNTLLRTVHADTSAVQRHRTTILECLKDPDVSIRRRAMELSFALINAQNIRTMTKELLLFLEKADAEFKAQCSSGMILAAERYSPNSRWHLDTQLSVLIAAGNYVRDDVVSSTIQLVSSSPVPEQTYITNRFWESLQVSNHCEDKQPLLQVAVWAIGEYGDLFMYGANEDEFERPTESDLIAVYHKFLTSAQVSTTSKQYALVSLAKLSTRLQQCVEEIQALITSFGSHLNVDLQQRGVEFTQLFGSYKHLRPPLLEKMPAMQISRISSQNGESGGSFDDNSPDVIENGVELGGSSTHPLIESNMNTMGDNTNILLDLLGSTDLSAGASDLAMATDLSNSVHKKNTRNANNDATVSNNQDLLDLLDLDMSAPTTTPVMGINMAADPSSAANMNTMLGGLDLSGFGGGIDAMPNSIPTNGNDLASMLGRLNVAGGAPVHALAPLGSDVNSSSLLGELNPTAASNNVTVPPQGPKLTALDKNGLLVQLVPVPGSDCMKIFMTTTNSSDNTLEQYVLQAAVQKSFKLQMLTPSGSVLPPGGVITQEMRVVATSNAVLRMRLRIQYTLDGQQLVEQTEVSGFPEQQPAHE, from the exons ATGAATTCCGAGCATGG ATTCAATCCAGCCTTCAATATGGCCACCATACGCCAGGCATTCACAGAGGCTGTCGAAAGAG TCAGAATGCCGACGCCCACACGATTGCGTGATCTTATACGACAGATACGCGCCGCCCGCACCGCAGCGGAGGAGCGCGCCGTGGTTAACAAAGAGTGCGCCTACATACGCAGCACATTCCGAGAGGAGGACTCTGTCTGGCG CTGTCGCAACATTGCCAAGCTGCTGTACATACACATGCTCGGCTATCCGGCGCACTTTGGACAGCTCGAGTGCCTCAAACTGACGGCCAGCACACGCTTTACAGATAAACGAATTGGCTATCTGGGTgccatgctgctgctggatgaGCGTCAAGATGTTCATTTGCTTATTACGAATTGTTTGAAAAA CGACTTGAACAGCTCGACGCAGTTTGTGGTTGGATTGGCGCTGTGCACCCTGGGCGCCATTGCATCGCCGGAGATGGCGCGTGATCTGGCTAGCGAGGTGGAGCGCCTTATGAAATCGCCCAACACGTACATCCGCAAAAAGGCGACACTGTGCGCATTTCGAGTCATACGCCGTGTGCCCGAACTGATGGAGATCTTTTTGCCGGCTACACGTTCGCTGCTCAGCGAGAAGAATCACG GCATCCTTATTACCGGCGTAACGCTCATTACGGAAATGTGCGAGAACAGTTCGGATACGTTGATGCATTTCAAGAAG GATAGCGGAAATCGAGAG ATCGTGCCGAATCTGGTGCGCATTTTGAAGAGCCTTATTTTGGGCGGCTATTCGCCCGAGCACGATGTTAGCGGCGTCAGTGATCCGTTCCTGCAGGTGAAAATCCTGCGTCTATTGCGCATACTCGGCCACAATGATCCGGACGCCTCGGAGGCCATGAACGATATATTGGCGCAGGTGGCAACCAACACGGAGACCAGCAAGAATGTCGGCAACACCATTCTCTATGAGACGGTGCTATCCATTATGGATATACG TTCGGAGGGCGGCCTGCGCGTCTTGGCTGTGAACATTCTGGGACGTTTCCTACTCAACTCGGACAAGAATATACGGTATGTGGCGTTGAATACGCTGCTGCGAACGGTGCACGCGGACACGTCGGCGGTGCAGCGGCATCGCACAACCATATTGGAGTGCCTCAAGGATCCGGATGTATCGATACGGCGACGAGCGATGGAGCTATCGTTTGCGCTGATCAATGCACAAAATATACGTACAATGACCAaggagctgttgctgttcctcGAGAAGGCCGATGCTGAATTCAAGGCGCAATGCAGCTCGGGCATGATTCTCGCCGCCGAACGCTATTCGCCCAATTCACGCTGGCATCTGGATACGCAATTGAGCGTTTTAATAGCTGCTGGCAATTATGTACGCGACGATGTGGTGTCTTCCACCATACAGCTGGTGTCCAGCAGTCCCGTGCCAGAGCAGACATATATCACGAATCGGTTCTGGGAATCGCTTCAAGTGTCCAATCACTGTGAGGACAAGCAGCCGCTGCTTCAGGTTGCCGTCTGGGCCATAGGCGAGTACGGTGATCTTTTCATGTATGGCGCTAACGAAGATG AGTTTGAACGTCCCACGGAAAGCGATCTGATCGCTGTGTATCATAAGTTTTTAACCTCTGCTCAAGTGTCGACCACAAGCAAGCAATATGCGCTCGTCTCCCTGGCCAAGTTGAGCACGCGCCTGCAGCAATGCGTGGA AGAAATCCAGGCATTGATAACCTCGTTTGGCAGCCATCTAAATGTGGATCTGCAGCAGCGTGGTGTAGAGTTTACGCAGCtctttggcagctataagcACCTGCGTCCGCCGCTACTGGAAAAGATGCCCGCCATGCAGATAAGTCGCATTAGTTCACAGAATGGCGAAAGCGGCGGCTCTTTCGATGACAACAGTCCGGATGTCATCGAGAATGGGGTCGAGCTTGGCGGCAGTAGTACGCATCCTTTAATCGAAAGCAATATGAATACAATGGGTGACAATACG AATATCCTATTGGACTTATTGGGTAGCACGGACTTGTCGGCGGGTGCCAGCGACTTGGCTATGGCCACAGATTTATCAAATTCGGTGCATAAAAAGAACACACGCAATGCAAACAACGATGCGACAGTGTCCAACAATCAGGATCTGCTTGATTTGCTCGACTTGGACATGTCGGCGCCAACCACAACGCCCGTCATGGGCATCAATATGGCTGCTGATCCTAGCAGCGCCGCCAACATGAACACTATGCTCGGTGGCCTCGATCTGAGCGGCTTTGGTGGTGGCATCGATGCTATGCCCAACAGCATACCTACAAACGGCAATGATCTGGCGAGCATGCTGGGACGCCTAAATGTTGCCGGTGGTGCGCCAGTCCATGCACTGGCGCCGCTTGGCAGCGatgtcaacagcagcagcctgcTGGGTGAACTGAATCCCACGGCGGCATCCAATAATGTGACAGTG CCTCCACAGGGTCCGAAGCTAACGGCCCTGGACAAGAATGGACTGCTAGTGCAGCTGGTGCCGGTGCCGGGCAGTGACTGCATGAAGATCTTTATGACAACCACAAATAGCTCAGACAATACATTGGAGCAGTATGTGCTGCAG GCGGCGGTGCAAAAGAGTTTTAAACTGCAAATGCTGACGCCGTCGGGCTCTGTGCTGCCTCCAGGTGGCGTCATTACGCAGGAAATGCGCGTTGTGGCTACGTCCAAT GCTGTACTGCGCATGCGTCTGCGCATTCAGTACACGCTCGATGGCCAGCAACTAGTGGAGCAGACGGAGGTTAGCGGCTTTCCGGAACAGCAGCCGGCGCACGAGTAA